A section of the Leminorella richardii genome encodes:
- a CDS encoding FGGY-family carbohydrate kinase has translation MLNQRYAAIDQGTTGTRVVVFDENGRSHSPMSIPHKQIALNSGWVEHDPEEILANIMKCLSSCDVVDALGICHQGESIVAWDADSKKPLYNAIIWQDMRTEKRIQRMKDEGLEPLIQSKSGLPLDPYFSASKMNWIIENIVGAKQLADKGRLRLGTMDAFFLDRLCGVYCTDYNAASRTSLFNIHTLEWDEELCRIFGVPIHCLPEIRDTIGDFGSVNLDGHITPVTAVIVDQFAGTYGHGCRQQGDAKVTFGTGAFLQSLTGNDIADTRDSGLLPTLCWKFPNEKPVFGLDGGIYNAASAVNWARKIGLFSDFEELSDFRKESAISRGLAFVPALSGLGCPYWDRSAAGLWAGLSLDVERKDLLQSVLEGIAVRSAEVIVAMDRLSPLGDSISVDGGLSSNAYFKQFLADLIQKDIVAPANREVTAQGAAMLARKGLGIDRPIHLNQDALITKPSDRPMAGVMEKYQEIISRSRNLRN, from the coding sequence ATGCTTAACCAACGCTACGCAGCGATCGACCAAGGGACGACGGGGACCCGAGTCGTCGTTTTTGATGAAAATGGTCGCTCTCATTCACCGATGAGCATTCCCCACAAGCAGATCGCACTAAACAGTGGCTGGGTTGAACACGACCCAGAAGAGATCCTTGCCAACATCATGAAGTGCCTGTCCAGCTGTGACGTTGTGGATGCGCTCGGCATCTGTCATCAGGGGGAGAGCATCGTAGCGTGGGACGCAGACTCAAAGAAGCCGCTGTATAACGCCATCATCTGGCAGGACATGCGTACCGAAAAGCGCATTCAGCGTATGAAAGACGAGGGACTGGAGCCGCTGATCCAAAGCAAGTCAGGGCTACCGTTGGATCCCTATTTCTCCGCCAGTAAGATGAACTGGATTATTGAAAACATCGTTGGCGCCAAGCAGCTTGCGGATAAGGGGCGGCTTCGGCTAGGGACGATGGATGCCTTTTTTCTTGACCGACTGTGTGGGGTTTACTGCACCGACTACAACGCCGCCTCGCGAACTTCGCTGTTTAATATTCACACGCTCGAGTGGGATGAGGAGCTGTGCCGCATCTTTGGCGTGCCCATTCACTGCCTGCCGGAAATCAGAGACACCATCGGCGACTTTGGCAGCGTTAATCTGGATGGTCACATCACGCCGGTAACCGCGGTGATTGTCGATCAGTTTGCGGGCACCTACGGTCACGGCTGTCGCCAGCAGGGGGACGCGAAGGTGACGTTTGGTACCGGCGCGTTTCTTCAGTCGCTGACGGGTAACGATATTGCCGATACCCGGGATTCAGGGCTTTTGCCGACGCTGTGCTGGAAGTTTCCTAATGAGAAACCGGTGTTTGGCCTAGATGGCGGCATTTATAACGCTGCCTCTGCGGTTAACTGGGCGCGTAAAATTGGCCTGTTCAGCGACTTTGAAGAGCTGAGCGACTTTCGAAAAGAGTCGGCGATATCTCGGGGCTTGGCCTTTGTACCTGCGCTTTCCGGACTGGGCTGCCCATACTGGGATCGCTCTGCGGCTGGCCTGTGGGCCGGGCTTTCTCTGGACGTAGAAAGAAAAGATCTTCTCCAATCAGTGTTAGAAGGCATTGCGGTTCGCTCGGCGGAGGTCATCGTTGCTATGGACCGACTTTCTCCCCTTGGCGACAGCATTTCTGTCGACGGCGGGCTCTCCTCTAACGCCTATTTCAAACAGTTTCTTGCCGACCTGATTCAAAAAGACATTGTCGCACCGGCTAACCGTGAGGTCACGGCGCAGGGTGCCGCCATGCTGGCCAGAAAAGGGCTGGGCATAGACCGGCCCATTCACCTCAATCAGGACGCGCTTATCACAAAACCCAGCGACCGCCCAATGGCGGGCGTGATGGAAAAGTATCAGGAAATCATTAGCCGTTCGC